A part of Halomarina litorea genomic DNA contains:
- a CDS encoding AAA family ATPase has product MELTVRPPEASDIGAGLATVSRGALTELGIASGDYVVVRGHEGPVVAQVVPTDGEAGVVRLDDRRRRTAGVAAGDSVPVEAVDVESAERVTVAMPPHLDVEGNLALYFRDRLVGQAVVAGQTVLVESDPATDAPEYLPVTVTETTPTDAVVVRDWTSIRVDTGAADEVSVEDGPSRRTGVAYADVGGLDRELGAVRELVDLPLRHPDLFRHLGVDPPTGVLLTGPSGTGKTMLARAVAGGTDAHFAAVSGSELVSGHRGEAEARLRAAFEEAAVHDRAVLLLDDLDAFGSPGDSDGGPGDGVAAHLASLLDGVADDGSVVVVGAATDPDAVAPALRRPGRFDREVAVGVPDRDDRRAILDVHTRRVPLAADVDLGRLADRTHGYVGADLAHLVREAAMCAIRRVRGEDAALPEDADLSDADFLADLTDLRLTAGDLEAALGDTEPSALREVFVEVPDVTWEDVGGLAETKARLRETVQWPLAYPDAFDRVALTPAKGVLLYGPPGTGKTLLAKAVASESDANFISVKGPEVLDKFVGESEKGVREVFEKARANAPTVVFFDEIDALAAERGGGAADSGVSERVVSQLLTELDGLEELEDVVVVATTNRRDLLDDALLRPGRFDRHIHVGTPDETARREILTVHTRDRPLADDVDLDGLAARTEGYVGADLEAVCREAAATAVREFVHDGGHVEDIHLTADHFDAALEVVDANTGDGHRSRDPGT; this is encoded by the coding sequence ATGGAGTTGACCGTACGACCGCCGGAGGCGAGCGACATCGGGGCGGGCCTCGCCACCGTCTCGCGCGGCGCGCTGACCGAACTAGGTATCGCGAGCGGGGACTACGTCGTCGTCCGGGGCCACGAGGGGCCGGTCGTCGCACAGGTCGTCCCTACGGACGGCGAGGCGGGGGTCGTCAGGCTGGACGACCGGCGGCGGCGGACCGCCGGCGTGGCGGCGGGCGACAGCGTCCCGGTCGAGGCCGTCGACGTCGAGTCCGCGGAGCGAGTCACCGTCGCGATGCCGCCCCACCTCGACGTCGAGGGGAACCTCGCGCTCTACTTCCGGGACCGACTCGTCGGACAGGCCGTCGTCGCGGGCCAGACGGTCCTCGTCGAGTCCGACCCGGCGACCGACGCGCCGGAGTACCTCCCCGTGACGGTCACCGAGACGACCCCGACGGACGCCGTCGTCGTCCGCGACTGGACGAGCATCCGCGTCGACACCGGGGCGGCAGACGAGGTGTCCGTCGAGGACGGCCCGTCGCGACGGACGGGGGTCGCCTACGCCGACGTCGGCGGCCTCGACCGCGAACTCGGCGCGGTCCGCGAACTCGTCGACCTCCCCCTGCGCCACCCGGACCTCTTTCGCCACCTCGGGGTCGACCCGCCCACGGGCGTCCTCCTCACCGGCCCCTCCGGGACGGGCAAGACGATGCTCGCCAGAGCCGTCGCGGGCGGGACCGACGCCCATTTCGCGGCCGTCTCTGGGTCGGAACTCGTCTCGGGACACCGCGGCGAGGCCGAAGCGCGCCTTCGGGCAGCCTTCGAGGAAGCGGCCGTCCACGACCGGGCGGTCCTCCTCCTCGACGACCTGGACGCATTCGGGTCCCCCGGCGACTCCGACGGTGGCCCCGGCGACGGCGTCGCGGCACACCTCGCCTCGCTGCTCGACGGGGTGGCGGACGACGGGAGCGTCGTGGTCGTCGGCGCGGCCACCGACCCCGACGCCGTCGCCCCCGCCCTGCGCCGTCCGGGCCGCTTCGACCGCGAGGTGGCCGTCGGCGTCCCCGACCGGGACGACCGCCGGGCGATTCTCGACGTCCACACGCGGCGGGTCCCCCTCGCCGCCGACGTCGACCTCGGGAGACTGGCCGACCGGACCCACGGCTACGTCGGCGCGGACCTCGCACACCTCGTGCGGGAGGCCGCGATGTGCGCCATCCGGCGCGTCCGGGGGGAGGACGCGGCGCTCCCCGAAGACGCCGACCTCTCGGACGCCGACTTCCTCGCCGACCTGACCGACCTGCGCCTCACGGCGGGCGACCTCGAGGCGGCCCTCGGCGACACGGAACCCTCGGCGCTGCGGGAGGTGTTCGTGGAGGTGCCCGACGTGACGTGGGAGGACGTCGGCGGACTGGCGGAGACCAAGGCGCGCCTGCGCGAGACGGTCCAGTGGCCCCTCGCGTACCCCGACGCCTTCGACCGGGTGGCCCTGACGCCGGCCAAGGGCGTGCTCCTCTACGGCCCGCCGGGGACCGGCAAGACCCTGCTGGCGAAGGCGGTGGCGAGCGAGTCCGACGCGAACTTCATCTCGGTGAAAGGCCCCGAGGTGCTCGATAAGTTCGTCGGCGAGTCCGAAAAGGGCGTCCGCGAGGTGTTCGAGAAGGCCCGCGCGAACGCCCCCACCGTCGTCTTCTTCGACGAAATCGACGCCCTCGCCGCAGAACGCGGGGGCGGGGCCGCCGACAGCGGCGTCTCCGAGCGGGTCGTCTCCCAACTGCTCACCGAACTCGACGGCCTGGAGGAACTGGAGGACGTGGTGGTCGTGGCCACGACCAACCGTCGTGACCTCCTGGACGACGCCCTCCTCCGGCCGGGCCGCTTCGACCGTCACATCCACGTCGGCACGCCGGACGAGACCGCCCGCCGCGAGATTCTGACCGTCCACACCCGCGACCGACCCCTCGCAGACGACGTCGATCTCGACGGACTGGCGGCCCGCACGGAGGGCTACGTCGGCGCGGACCTCGAAGCGGTCTGCCGAGAGGCCGCCGCGACCGCCGTCCGCGAGTTCGTTCACGACGGCGGCCACGTCGAGGACATCCACCTCACCGCAGACCACTTCGACGCTGCGCTGGAGGTGGTCGACGCCAACACTGGGGACGGCCACCGGAGCAGGGACCCCGGGACCTGA
- a CDS encoding cupin domain-containing protein produces the protein MNIVTEDDRDPTEVAQDVFLSDLAGGERASMKFWRVEPGARLPVHDHENEQVGFVISGTLTALVEGEERPLRPGDSYVFPGGERHGAENRGDEPAVGIGVLSPPREEPDWGKGEREPPIAGSDD, from the coding sequence ATGAATATCGTCACGGAGGACGATCGCGACCCGACCGAGGTGGCACAGGACGTCTTCCTGTCCGACCTCGCGGGGGGCGAACGGGCGTCGATGAAGTTCTGGCGGGTCGAACCGGGAGCGCGCCTCCCGGTCCACGACCACGAGAACGAGCAGGTCGGGTTCGTCATCAGCGGCACGCTGACCGCTCTCGTCGAGGGCGAGGAACGACCGCTCCGGCCCGGCGACTCCTACGTCTTCCCGGGCGGGGAGCGTCACGGCGCGGAGAACCGCGGCGACGAACCGGCCGTCGGCATCGGCGTCCTCAGCCCCCCGCGCGAGGAACCGGACTGGGGAAAGGGGGAGCGCGAACCGCCCATCGCCGGGTCCGACGACTGA
- a CDS encoding aldehyde ferredoxin oxidoreductase family protein, whose product MLHATGPLLTVDVGTGETHESDVDHVLERFVGGRGVGTRLAHERIPFDADPFGAENRLVFATGPLQSSRTSFTGRLSCTGLSPLTGGLCSSNAGGFLSRNFGATGYSAVELVGASDELVAVHVRDDGVRVEPVPDLRGALTSEVTDHVEERHGQGAEHVACVGPAGENRVRFAAVMTSESRAFGRGGLGAVLGAKNVKLLTFDGDSTPDVDVGGEVSEDDESGEAVADAVHRGAATSDSVMRRQGTAGLTTYADEVGALPTRYFSELAFEGAADVGGDAVEAKKYRKGTCSQCAFACKLPTRDEERGVETEGPEFETVMAFGSNAGVDDVVDVMHANDLCDEFGMDTISCGDTVSAYLASEGAFGDVDLVTDLVGKIARREGVGDLLAEGVDRAHGRLDVENWTAKGMEFAAHDGRTLNGQALAFATSNRGADHLYGSMYVYEYPLVGPDDALDPTGFAGKAERLVETENRNAVLDSAICCRFSRDVVGEDRLAALLDTDVDSLQAVGARVVDLERHFNNRRGFDRRDDALPYDLPGFEAALDEYYEKRGWDDDGTVPRSRVE is encoded by the coding sequence ATGTTGCACGCGACGGGACCACTGCTGACTGTCGACGTGGGGACCGGGGAGACACACGAGTCCGACGTGGACCACGTCCTCGAACGGTTCGTCGGGGGACGCGGCGTCGGCACGCGCCTCGCCCACGAGCGCATCCCGTTCGACGCCGACCCGTTCGGTGCCGAGAACCGCCTCGTCTTCGCGACGGGACCGCTCCAGTCCTCGCGGACGAGTTTCACCGGCCGGCTCTCGTGTACCGGCCTCTCGCCGCTGACCGGCGGCCTCTGCTCCTCGAACGCGGGCGGGTTCCTCTCGCGGAACTTCGGCGCGACGGGCTACAGCGCCGTCGAACTCGTCGGCGCGAGCGACGAACTCGTGGCGGTCCACGTCCGCGACGACGGGGTCCGGGTCGAACCGGTCCCTGACCTGCGGGGGGCGCTCACCTCCGAGGTGACCGACCACGTCGAGGAGCGCCACGGACAGGGGGCCGAACACGTCGCGTGCGTCGGCCCCGCCGGCGAGAACCGCGTCCGCTTCGCCGCCGTCATGACCAGCGAGTCCCGCGCGTTCGGGCGCGGGGGACTGGGCGCCGTCCTCGGCGCGAAGAACGTCAAACTCCTCACCTTCGACGGCGACTCGACGCCGGACGTCGACGTCGGCGGGGAGGTGAGCGAGGACGATGAGAGCGGCGAGGCGGTAGCCGATGCCGTCCACCGGGGGGCCGCGACCAGCGACAGCGTGATGCGTCGGCAGGGGACGGCCGGGTTGACGACGTACGCCGACGAGGTGGGTGCGCTCCCGACGCGCTACTTCTCGGAACTGGCCTTCGAGGGGGCCGCGGACGTGGGGGGAGACGCCGTCGAGGCCAAGAAGTACAGGAAGGGCACCTGCTCGCAGTGCGCGTTCGCCTGCAAACTCCCCACGAGAGACGAAGAACGCGGCGTCGAGACGGAGGGGCCGGAGTTCGAGACGGTGATGGCGTTCGGGTCGAACGCCGGCGTGGACGACGTCGTGGACGTGATGCACGCCAACGACCTGTGCGACGAATTCGGGATGGACACCATCTCTTGCGGTGACACCGTCTCCGCCTACCTCGCCAGCGAGGGGGCGTTCGGGGACGTCGACCTCGTCACGGACCTCGTCGGCAAGATCGCCCGTCGCGAGGGGGTCGGCGACCTGTTGGCGGAGGGTGTCGACCGCGCGCACGGGCGACTGGACGTGGAGAACTGGACGGCGAAGGGGATGGAATTCGCCGCCCACGACGGGCGCACCCTGAACGGGCAGGCGCTCGCGTTCGCCACGTCGAACCGGGGTGCGGACCACCTCTACGGGAGCATGTACGTCTACGAGTACCCGCTGGTCGGCCCCGACGACGCCCTCGACCCGACGGGGTTCGCGGGGAAGGCCGAGCGACTGGTCGAGACGGAGAACCGGAACGCCGTCCTCGACTCGGCCATCTGCTGTCGGTTCTCGCGGGACGTGGTTGGCGAGGACCGACTCGCCGCCCTCCTCGATACGGACGTGGACTCGCTGCAGGCCGTGGGCGCGCGGGTCGTCGACCTCGAACGGCACTTCAACAACCGGCGCGGGTTCGACCGGCGCGACGACGCCCTCCCCTACGACCTGCCGGGGTTCGAGGCGGCTCTCGACGAGTACTACGAGAAACGCGGGTGGGACGACGACGGCACCGTCCCCCGGTCGCGCGTGGAGTGA
- a CDS encoding ABC transporter substrate-binding protein, with amino-acid sequence MTAVDFQLNWEPNGFQAPYFLARARGFYEAEGLDVRFVEGHGSPFAAEEAARGRADIGLAGASAVLAKQSEGFDPLAVAAVTKKTPAAIYTLRDVFGEELDSPEQLAGRTVAPSATKTRILAAQLLESAGVADEADLKDVDPNTHHRVQHQVLDGSVDAAVGVVTNGLELEREHGRTADELPVGDHLAVYGMTLVSNRAFVGDHPEATRAFLRATARGWAAATNDPEAAIDALVERNATLERRREIATRKFEAAATDLQYTDHVRRAGWGAHEPDRWRRLAGMLAETDLLDGGVAPNALWTNDYLDDDAPEIGDYAARIGRGGEGTGP; translated from the coding sequence ATGACGGCCGTCGACTTCCAACTCAACTGGGAACCGAACGGCTTTCAGGCCCCGTACTTCCTCGCCCGGGCGCGGGGGTTCTACGAGGCGGAGGGACTCGACGTGCGCTTCGTGGAGGGCCACGGGTCGCCGTTCGCCGCCGAGGAGGCCGCCCGCGGGCGGGCCGACATCGGGCTGGCGGGGGCGAGCGCCGTCCTCGCCAAGCAGAGCGAGGGGTTCGACCCGCTGGCCGTCGCCGCGGTGACGAAGAAGACGCCCGCCGCCATCTACACCCTCCGGGACGTCTTCGGGGAGGAACTCGACTCGCCCGAGCAACTGGCCGGGCGGACCGTCGCCCCCTCCGCGACGAAGACCCGCATCCTCGCCGCACAGCTACTCGAATCGGCGGGAGTCGCGGACGAGGCGGACCTGAAGGACGTGGACCCGAACACGCACCACCGCGTCCAGCACCAGGTGCTCGACGGGTCGGTTGACGCCGCCGTCGGCGTCGTCACGAACGGCCTCGAACTCGAACGGGAACACGGGCGGACCGCCGACGAACTCCCCGTCGGCGACCACCTCGCCGTCTACGGGATGACACTCGTGAGCAACCGGGCGTTCGTGGGCGACCACCCGGAGGCGACGCGGGCGTTCCTGCGCGCGACGGCCCGCGGGTGGGCGGCGGCGACGAACGACCCGGAGGCCGCAATCGACGCTCTCGTCGAACGCAACGCCACCCTCGAACGCCGCCGGGAGATAGCGACCCGCAAGTTCGAGGCGGCCGCGACCGACCTCCAGTACACCGACCACGTCCGGCGGGCCGGGTGGGGCGCCCACGAACCCGACCGGTGGCGTCGACTCGCGGGGATGCTCGCCGAGACGGACCTCCTCGACGGCGGCGTCGCGCCGAACGCCCTCTGGACGAACGACTACCTCGACGACGACGCGCCCGAAATCGGCGACTACGCGGCCCGCATCGGGCGGGGCGGGGAGGGGACGGGCCCGTGA
- a CDS encoding MBL fold metallo-hydrolase: MAIGDVERVTAGGCSDLSYVDTGMYDTAGYGSVYVLDAERPAIVETGTGAHHDRILDALVSLDIDPASVEVLAVTHVHLDHAGGAGHLARACPNAEVVVHEAGAPHLVDPSRIAEGTRAAVGDLWAFYVDPVPVPESRVRAVADGERVDLGDHQLEVHHVPGHAPHQVIYHDPANEAVFTGDAAGVWVPSLGRTEKTTPPWSFDLEQSLADLRTIRDLDPETLLFSHFGPQSTPEGTLADYGGALREWVEEVDAARAELGDDEAVVDHFVERTEMDAVWDERLARGVAAVDARGALDYLDGRGA, from the coding sequence ATGGCAATCGGCGACGTCGAACGCGTCACGGCGGGCGGGTGTAGCGACCTCTCCTACGTCGACACGGGAATGTACGACACGGCGGGCTACGGGTCGGTGTACGTCCTCGACGCCGAACGACCCGCAATCGTGGAGACGGGCACCGGGGCCCACCACGACCGCATCCTCGACGCCCTCGTCTCCCTCGATATCGACCCGGCGTCGGTCGAAGTCCTCGCGGTGACGCACGTCCACCTCGACCACGCGGGCGGCGCGGGCCACCTCGCACGCGCGTGCCCGAACGCGGAGGTGGTGGTCCACGAGGCGGGCGCACCCCACCTCGTCGACCCGTCGCGCATCGCCGAGGGCACCCGGGCGGCCGTCGGCGACCTCTGGGCGTTCTACGTCGACCCGGTCCCCGTCCCGGAGTCGCGGGTCAGGGCGGTCGCCGACGGCGAGCGCGTCGACCTCGGCGACCACCAGCTGGAGGTCCACCACGTGCCCGGCCACGCGCCGCATCAGGTCATCTACCACGACCCGGCCAACGAGGCGGTGTTCACGGGTGACGCCGCGGGTGTCTGGGTGCCCTCGCTCGGGCGGACGGAGAAAACTACGCCGCCGTGGAGCTTCGACCTCGAACAGTCGCTCGCCGACCTGCGGACGATTCGGGACCTCGACCCCGAGACGCTCCTGTTCTCCCATTTCGGGCCACAGTCCACCCCCGAGGGGACGCTCGCGGACTACGGGGGGGCGCTGCGGGAGTGGGTAGAGGAAGTCGATGCGGCCCGCGCGGAACTCGGCGACGACGAGGCTGTCGTCGACCACTTCGTCGAACGGACCGAGATGGACGCCGTCTGGGACGAGCGTCTGGCCCGCGGGGTAGCCGCCGTCGACGCGCGCGGCGCCCTCGACTACCTCGACGGGCGGGGGGCGTAG
- a CDS encoding class I SAM-dependent methyltransferase, protein MYYFGIYHWRRRGRAIALGTLSVVLGGLLAVRPGRSLRRLAGLGAACWGARSGGRALRRLAGSPPWHVETAKYEALAALLPLDDADAVLDVGCGTGRSLVGLAGALSAGTTLLGLDVFDDRVILGNGPALARRNARLAGVDPALLRGDAARLPVVDGGVDVVTACRVLHDLPREAARRAVREAHRACSPGGTLGVLELPLPHDADADPATYWRDLVREAGFTVDHCEERTVDGREYVLVVGRA, encoded by the coding sequence ATGTACTACTTCGGCATCTACCACTGGCGGCGACGCGGGCGAGCCATCGCCCTCGGTACCCTCTCCGTCGTCCTCGGGGGTCTCCTCGCCGTCCGTCCGGGCCGATCACTCCGTCGGCTGGCCGGACTTGGCGCGGCGTGCTGGGGGGCGCGGTCCGGGGGACGGGCACTCCGTCGACTCGCCGGGTCGCCACCGTGGCACGTCGAGACGGCGAAGTACGAGGCGCTGGCAGCACTGCTCCCGCTCGACGACGCCGACGCCGTCCTCGACGTCGGTTGCGGGACGGGTCGGTCGCTCGTCGGACTGGCGGGGGCGCTGTCAGCGGGGACGACGCTCCTCGGACTCGACGTCTTCGACGACCGGGTCATCCTCGGCAACGGGCCGGCGCTTGCCCGCCGGAACGCGCGACTCGCCGGTGTGGACCCCGCCCTCCTCCGCGGTGACGCCGCGCGACTCCCGGTCGTCGATGGCGGCGTCGACGTCGTGACGGCCTGTCGCGTCCTTCACGACCTGCCTCGCGAGGCCGCGCGTCGGGCCGTCAGGGAGGCCCACCGCGCCTGTTCGCCGGGCGGGACCCTGGGCGTCCTCGAACTCCCCCTCCCGCACGACGCGGACGCGGACCCGGCGACGTACTGGCGTGACCTCGTCCGGGAGGCGGGGTTCACCGTCGACCACTGCGAGGAACGGACCGTCGACGGCCGGGAGTACGTCCTCGTCGTCGGGCGCGCGTGA
- a CDS encoding ABC transporter substrate-binding protein, translating into MTSSGTVRLFHLPFSFMLPQRVASERGYFEREGLDVELVEREREEVDWKYIPADETLTGDYDVDVYPVCKWESLKRTWEMGDGRIVAKGTFADQPYAVFTRREDIEGPEDLADVPVGINERTGQEYTAMRALEEHVPEDRIDLVHEGMPTDRLRALRGGEVDAVTLLEPQSTLAEHLGFRRIMEFENHMGVVGGDGLSDEELAAFLRGYARAVEDINADPAAFREEYLSMLRADESVAPDLFEGVDVDALREDIEVPTYETPELADRNELDTHLRWMQARGLVAEDADIRAIVAGGER; encoded by the coding sequence ATGACATCCAGTGGCACAGTTCGACTGTTCCACCTCCCGTTCTCGTTCATGCTCCCTCAGCGGGTGGCGAGCGAGCGGGGGTACTTCGAGCGTGAGGGCCTCGACGTGGAACTGGTCGAACGCGAACGGGAGGAGGTGGACTGGAAGTACATCCCGGCGGACGAGACGCTGACCGGCGACTACGACGTGGACGTCTACCCCGTCTGCAAGTGGGAGTCGCTCAAGCGGACGTGGGAGATGGGCGACGGCCGCATCGTCGCCAAGGGGACGTTCGCCGACCAGCCCTACGCGGTGTTTACCCGGCGCGAGGACATCGAGGGGCCCGAGGACCTCGCGGACGTCCCGGTGGGCATCAACGAACGGACCGGACAGGAGTACACCGCGATGCGGGCGCTGGAAGAGCACGTCCCCGAAGACCGCATCGACCTCGTCCACGAGGGGATGCCGACCGACCGCCTGCGCGCCCTGCGCGGGGGGGAGGTGGACGCCGTCACCCTCCTCGAACCCCAGAGCACCCTCGCCGAACACCTCGGGTTCCGTCGCATCATGGAGTTCGAGAACCACATGGGCGTCGTCGGGGGCGACGGCCTCTCGGACGAGGAACTCGCCGCCTTCCTCCGGGGGTACGCACGGGCCGTCGAGGACATCAACGCCGACCCCGCCGCCTTCCGCGAGGAGTACCTCTCGATGCTCCGGGCCGACGAGTCCGTCGCTCCGGACCTCTTCGAGGGCGTGGACGTCGACGCCCTGCGCGAGGACATCGAGGTGCCGACCTACGAGACGCCGGAACTCGCCGACCGGAACGAACTGGACACCCACCTGCGGTGGATGCAAGCGCGTGGCCTCGTCGCCGAGGACGCCGACATCCGGGCCATCGTCGCGGGGGGCGAGCGATGA
- a CDS encoding DUF4242 domain-containing protein: MADRDTHDFLILRELDEPITREDLSAAADASGETLEALREEGKDIHWVDSEVLTDDEDRVVGTFCHYQAQDEQTVREHADRAGLPATKVTRRGDPLSGE, translated from the coding sequence ATGGCAGACCGAGACACGCACGACTTCCTCATCCTGCGCGAACTGGACGAACCGATCACCCGGGAGGACCTCTCGGCGGCCGCCGACGCCTCCGGGGAGACCCTGGAGGCACTCCGCGAGGAGGGCAAGGACATCCACTGGGTGGACTCGGAGGTGCTGACGGACGACGAGGACCGCGTCGTCGGGACGTTCTGCCACTACCAGGCGCAGGACGAACAGACGGTACGGGAACACGCCGACCGCGCGGGCCTCCCCGCGACGAAGGTGACGCGACGCGGCGACCCGCTCTCGGGCGAGTAA
- a CDS encoding VOC family protein, whose protein sequence is MDAVDHINLDVDRLDDCYEFYDEVLGLELLRPPSDFEGDHAMFEAGDTVVTLAETGRAEGWDERGLDHPLDKAHVAFATDREDYESLVAELDGQFPKQGPYDWGDFEGFYFLDPDGNLLEVVTYDAPDPAHERTLLTHDDV, encoded by the coding sequence ATGGACGCCGTCGACCACATCAACCTCGACGTCGACCGCCTCGACGACTGTTACGAGTTCTACGACGAGGTGCTCGGCCTCGAACTGCTCCGCCCCCCCTCGGACTTCGAGGGCGACCACGCCATGTTCGAGGCGGGCGACACCGTCGTCACCCTCGCGGAGACGGGCCGCGCCGAAGGGTGGGACGAACGGGGACTCGACCACCCCCTCGACAAGGCCCACGTCGCGTTCGCGACGGACCGCGAGGACTACGAGTCCCTCGTCGCCGAACTCGACGGGCAGTTCCCCAAGCAGGGTCCCTACGACTGGGGCGACTTCGAGGGGTTCTACTTCCTCGACCCGGACGGCAACCTCCTCGAAGTCGTCACGTACGACGCGCCCGACCCGGCCCACGAGCGAACGCTCCTCACCCACGACGACGTGTGA
- a CDS encoding ABC transporter substrate-binding protein — MNVETQQTALDAHHGSRGDLPVMRARFEHNGSPRYMLYTMKRLGLDHEHGFHLDVQLVSDALEGGMETVEARLQDGEADLIDIDYISTARERAEGAEIVAVHPYGRTVGGLVAPEDTDIEGLADLSGHRIGVVRRLDKNWILVRAACREYHGFDPDETATPVEAGSKVGLTEMLHDGEVDAVLQFWPIVPEITENGPYEEVFPVSDLVQRLSGTDRKLPISTFLTSESFLDSDRETVRAFTRAYRDVVDRLVEEDEHWEVVGRELMTYDDPDVVRAVRDGWRDMVVRDWNGETVRGMERLFDHLLEVGGPAALGVDHIPEGTFHTDP; from the coding sequence ATGAACGTCGAGACACAGCAGACCGCCCTCGACGCCCACCACGGGAGTCGGGGGGACCTGCCGGTGATGCGGGCACGCTTCGAGCACAACGGCAGCCCCCGGTACATGCTCTACACCATGAAGCGCCTCGGCCTCGACCACGAGCACGGCTTCCACCTCGACGTGCAGTTGGTCTCTGACGCGCTGGAGGGGGGGATGGAGACCGTGGAAGCCCGCCTGCAGGACGGCGAGGCCGACCTCATCGACATCGACTACATCTCGACGGCACGCGAACGGGCGGAGGGTGCCGAAATCGTCGCCGTGCACCCCTACGGTCGGACCGTCGGCGGACTCGTCGCACCCGAGGATACCGACATCGAGGGGCTGGCGGACCTCTCGGGCCACCGAATCGGCGTCGTCCGCCGCCTCGACAAGAACTGGATACTCGTCCGGGCGGCCTGCCGGGAGTACCACGGGTTCGACCCCGACGAGACGGCCACTCCGGTCGAGGCCGGGTCGAAGGTCGGTCTCACCGAGATGCTCCACGACGGGGAGGTGGACGCCGTCCTCCAGTTCTGGCCCATCGTCCCCGAGATAACCGAGAACGGCCCCTACGAGGAGGTGTTCCCGGTTTCGGACCTCGTCCAGCGACTCTCGGGGACCGACCGAAAGCTCCCGATTTCGACGTTCCTCACGAGCGAGTCGTTCCTCGACTCGGACCGGGAGACGGTCCGGGCGTTCACGCGCGCCTACCGCGACGTGGTCGACCGACTCGTCGAAGAGGACGAACACTGGGAGGTCGTCGGCCGCGAGCTGATGACCTACGACGACCCCGACGTCGTCCGGGCGGTGCGGGACGGCTGGCGGGACATGGTCGTCCGCGACTGGAACGGCGAGACGGTCCGTGGGATGGAGCGGCTGTTCGACCACCTGCTGGAGGTGGGCGGCCCGGCGGCACTCGGCGTCGACCACATCCCCGAGGGGACCTTCCACACCGACCCATGA
- a CDS encoding OB-fold domain-containing protein — MSGPRYHRTRAQDQRLVGFECTDCGWVAYPDERRTCKSCGAAPAEFEEVALATRGEIQTFVVQQYLPDDIETPQPVAVVDLPQVDGEGEAARVYGLLTESSLEEIDVGTEVDARFREMFADGTRPVNSFKFSVPRADKAGDGGDGE; from the coding sequence ATGAGCGGCCCGCGCTACCACCGGACCAGAGCGCAGGACCAGCGACTCGTCGGCTTCGAGTGCACCGACTGCGGGTGGGTCGCCTACCCCGACGAACGGCGTACCTGCAAATCCTGCGGGGCGGCCCCCGCCGAGTTCGAGGAGGTGGCCCTCGCCACGCGCGGCGAGATTCAGACGTTCGTCGTCCAGCAGTACCTCCCCGACGACATCGAGACGCCACAACCGGTCGCCGTCGTGGACCTGCCACAGGTCGACGGCGAAGGGGAGGCAGCGCGGGTGTACGGTCTGCTCACCGAGTCGTCACTGGAGGAAATAGACGTCGGGACTGAGGTGGACGCCCGCTTCCGCGAGATGTTCGCGGACGGGACGCGCCCGGTCAACTCCTTCAAGTTCAGCGTCCCACGTGCCGACAAGGCCGGCGACGGGGGTGACGGCGAGTGA